A single genomic interval of Marmota flaviventris isolate mMarFla1 chromosome 14, mMarFla1.hap1, whole genome shotgun sequence harbors:
- the LOC139701350 gene encoding uncharacterized protein has product MSTYPTCDSIPDSMKHNCTLSSSVNMVDPWTDFYMEWTWGQEGGLLFPEEEPASASPSFPGTWVNFDTEASHQPPGSLSLQVLLRSMWLLLGGLNLEHQAHHLLAQTEDGKSSQTEPESQADWATSSVPVTAPKPTPEPEPSPWEGAEPESRTSGVSTRNSSRPQYNKRVGGSCLIHVYLENERTTKYKSILVTCQDRVPVIILRALDAHLLQQEDPENFELLQIVSNHQKLRIPADGNVYYALDGRVDYNFLLRETAASKWFKVKPKEFLEPSMAVASRIPAAVSSSSAVAAGPLPQATQSNECCMRKVTSSSSSLLHSNEQVEDSRLVHVLLEGQSQRETKRILVTCQERVTSFIRRALDQNLLQHEDVDNFELLRMMSLHERPSSYTCLLRRSRRNMSWAKSSLTVRSSGFQCRTMYFMQRTLTQNPTLC; this is encoded by the exons ATGAGTACATATCCTACATGTGACAGCATCCCTGACTCCATGAAGCATAACTGCACGTTGTCCTCTTCAGTGAACATGGTGGACCCCTGGACCGACTTCTACATGGAATGGACTTGGGGTCAAGAGGGTGGGCTCCTCTTTCCAGAAGAGGAACCTGCAAG TGCCTCACCTTCCTTCCCGGGGACCTGGGTGAACTTCGACACTGAGGCTTCCCATCAGCCTCCAGGCTCTCTGAGTCTGCAGGTGCTGCTGCGATCCATGTGGCTCCTTCTGGGTGGCTTGAACCTGGAGCACCAAGCCCACCACCTGCTGGCCCAGACTGAAGATGGCAAATCAAGCCAGACAGAGCCTGAGAGCCAGGCGGACTGGG CTACAAGCTCAGTTCCTGTCACGGCTCCTAAGCCAACCCCAGAGCCAGAGCCTTCTCCCtgggaaggggcagagccagAGTCCAGGACATCAGGGGTCTCCACTAGGAACTCCTCACGGCCCCAGTACAACAAGCGGGTGGGAGGCAGCTGCCTCATTCACGTCTACCTGGAAAACGAAAGGACAACAAAGTATAAGAGCATCCTG GTGACCTGCCAGGACAGGGTTCCAGTCATTATCCTCAGGGCCCTAGATGCACACTTGCTCCAGCAGGAGGATCCAGAAAACTTTGAGCTTCTGCAAATTGTCTCGAACCATCAGA AGCTGAGGATCCCTGCTGATGGGAACGTATATTACGCCCTGGATGGCAGAGTGGATTATAACTTTCTTCTTCGGGAAACAGCTGCCAGCAAGTGGTTCAAGGTCAAGCCAAAGGAG TTCTTGGAGCCTTCTATGGCAGTGGCATCCAGGATCCCAGCAGCTGTGAGCAGCAGCTCTGCAGTGGCTGCAGGACCATTGCCCCAGGCCACCCAAAGCAATGAGTGCTGCATGAGAAAAGTCACCAGTAGCAGCTCCTCACTGCTTCACTCCAACGAGCAGGTGGAAGACAGCCGCTTGGTTCACGTCCTCCTAGAGGGACAGAGCCAGAGGGAGACAAAGCGCATCCTG GTGACCTGTCAGGAGAGGGTGACGAGCTTCATCCGCAGGGCCTTGGACCAAAATTTGTTGCAGCATGAGGATGTGGACAACTTTGAGCTGCTGAGAATGATGTCTCTGCATGAGA GGCCCTCGAGCTACACTTGCTTACTCAGGAGAAGCCGGAGGAATATGAGCTGGGCCAAATCATCTCTCACCGTCAGA AGCTCAGGATTCCAGTGCAGGACAATGTATTTTATGCAAAGAACCCTCACACAGAATCCAACTTTGTGCTGA